The Methanosarcina barkeri MS DNA window TCTTCAAATTGTGAATAGGCAAGCTTGAGATCTCCAGCCACTTCTCGATAGGCAGCAAGCTGTGCTTTACCGCCTACACGAGAGACGGATTTGCCGACATCAACTGCAGGCAGCACACCAAGCTCAAAAAGCGAAGGTGAAAGGTAAATCTGCCCGTCCGTAATTGAAATCAGATTAGTTGGAATATAAGCGGAAATATTCTGCGCTTCGGTTTCGATAATAGGAAGAGCAGTTAGTGATCCGCCACCAAATTCTTTGAGCAGGTGCGTAGACCGCTCCAGTAGTCGTGAGTGAATATAAAAGATGTCACCCGGATACGCTTCCCTTCCAGGAGGCCGACGAAGTAAAAGGGAAAGTTCTCGATAGGCACGTGCATGATTGGTCAGGTCATCGTAAACAATTAGCACGTCTCGACCTGATTCCATAAAATACTCTGCAATGCTGGTCGCAGCATAAGGAGTAATATAGATTAGCCCTGATGGGTCATTGCCTTCAGTTACAACAACAATCGTGTAATCCATTGCGCCTCTTTCCCGTAAGTTTGCCACTGCTCTGGCAACTGCGGATGCACGCTGACCAATGGCACAATAAACGCACAGGACATTAAAATTCCGCTGATTAAGGATAGTATCAATCGCAATTGCAGTTTTGCCAGTCTGGCGGTCCCCTAAAATCAATTCTCTCTGACCGCGTCCTATTGGTATTAACGCATCAATAACTTTGACACCGGTCTGAAGAGGCACGGTAACAGGAGCTCGATCCATAATTGCCGGACTGGGCCGTTCAATAGGCAAGCGTTTACTGGAAACTATTGGTCCTTTGTTATCAAGTGGACGACCTAGTGGGTCAATAACTCGTCCAAGCAATTCTTCGCCTACGGCAACATCCATAACCCGTCTAGTGCGTTCAACCTGATCTCCAGCATGCAGGTGTGAGTATTCACCCAGTAGAACGGTACCTATTTCTTTTTCATCAACATTAAATGCGATCCCAAACAAATCCCCTGGAAACTTTATAAGTTCATCAAAACCTACAGTAGGAAGGCCAGATACGTTTGCGATACCTGTAGAAACTGTCAAAATTCTGCCTACCTCCTTCGGGGTAAGCGTCGGGGTCACTGATTCCCTGACCTGATGTATTTCGGTGAAAACTTTATCGAAAACGTCTTTAAGACTTTTAGTTTCCATGTTCACTGGCTCTTTATGTGGGCTCTGGTTTGGGATTAATCTCATCTTGGCCACAGATTAGGACTATTTCCAGATTGCTGTTTAACCTCTGACTCTTGCTTAGCCTCTGACCCTTGTTTTGCATCAGGCATTTGTTCAGCTTCAGATTTTTGTTTAGCCTCTGACTCTTGTTTTGCATCAGGCTCTTGTCTAGCCTCAGACTCTTGTTTTGCATCAAACTCTTGTTCGGTCTCTAGCTCTTTTTTCGATCTGGGATTATTATACTCAGTTGCAGGCCTGGTTTTAACTTCTGACTCAGTTTTCGGTCTGGGTTCATTAGTTTCAGCTTCAAGCTCCTGTTCAGCCTCTGGTTCGTTTTCAAACCTGGGTTTGTTATTTTTGGTTTGAGGTTCGGTTTTAGCTTTATTATTTTTGGTTTGAGGCTCAGATTTGGATTTGCTCTCAGGCTGCTCGTTCAGCAATTCGTCGATACTTTTTTGCATCGATGTAAGATAATCTGCAATGCTCCACGCAACTTTTTGTCCGTCTGTATTTAATTCAATACCACTGACAAGGTCTGGTAAAGTCTCAAACCTGGGTTGAGTTTCGATATCAAGAGTTTCTTTAATCGCCTTTTTAATAGAATCACGCTGCGTTTGTGGAAGATCAAATGCAGTACGGATGAGCACCTGACCTGGTGATGTACTAAGCGCTGAGGCTAACTGCTTCTTTTCATTATCTTGCAGATTGCGCAGCCTTTGAACAAACACATCAACTGCGCGTTCTTCCAGACTGGTTTCAGTCAGATCGGTCAGTATTTTTCGAGCTATGGAAAAGACTTCCTGTTGGGTCTGACGGCCGATTTCCTGACTTAAATTCTGTCCTTCGTTCCTTAATGCCTCCTGTTGTTTTGCTCTCAAATAGGAGGCTTCCTCCCTCACGTCTTCGAAAAGCCGTTGACGTTCGGCCTGTGCTTCTTCCTTTGCTTTGTTCAAGAGGTCATTACGCTGCTGGTCGAACTCTTCGTTCTTACGCTTGAATTCTTCTTTTTCTTTTTGAGCTTCTGCTTCTTTTGCATCCGCATTCTTAAGTTCATTTGCGACTTTATTCTCGCGTGCGTCGACTGCGTTGAGTATAGGCTTGTAAAGAAAACGCTTCAACAACCACACCAAGATGAGGAAGTTGATTACCTGCGCAATGACGGTGAACCAATCAATCAGCATAGTCTACTTTCCTCTCAATTTCAGGTAAGTGCACGGTTCCAGAACGGGTTGGCGAAAATGAGAATCATAGAAACCACAAAACAGTAGATTGCCAGAGACTCAATCATAGCCAGTCCCACAAACAAAGTCCTGGTTATTGTTGCGGAAGCATCGGGTTGTTGTGCCAGTGAGCTCAATGCTGTCGCAACAGCTCGCCCTTCACCAATTGCGGGTCCGATAACCCCAATGCCTATTGTGATGCCAGAAGTGGCAATTGATGCCACCGCGATTGTAGTTATATAGGTGTCCAAAGCCATAGTGCTTCCTTCCGTTGTTAGATTTGCTATTCAATTCTTATTGTCCAGTTTCACTTCTGGATTTGCTGGCTCGCGTAGCAGCAGTAATGTAAACTGTAGCTAAGATGCTGAAGATGTAGGCCTGCACCATGCCAACGAGCAGACCGAGAGCTATCATAAGATCAGGAAAGATGAATGGTGTAATTGTCAGCAGGATGGCAACGATCATAGAGCCGCTCATGATGTTACCGAACAGACGGATTGCAAGAGCTAACGTGCGGGAGATTTCACTTATAATATTAAATGGCAGCATGATGATTGTCGGCTCTGTGTACGTCTTAAGGTAGTTACTAATTCCTTGTTCTTCGATGCCGAAAAGTGGAACAGCTACAAACACACATAATGCAAGAGCAGCCGTAGTTGAGAGAGATCCTGTTGGCGGTTCATAACCTGGAATTATGATGCAGAGATTGGCTACAGCAATGAACAGAAAGAGTGTGCCCAAAAAGCCTAGATATTTCCTCGGCTGGTCCAGGCCAACGTCCTCAATTTGTTCCAGGATGCCTGTGACAATAATTTCCAGAATATTTTGCCAGCGGGAACGTTCCAGACCAGTAGAGAGTTTGCTTGTAATAGTTTTTGAACCAATTACCATTACCAGCATCAGCCCCCAAGTGTATACAATCGTTGCATTGAGTTTGATAAAGTCGTACTGCCAGAAAATTAGCTCATCAGGACTAAGTCGCATTACTGGCCTCCTTTGTCAATTGATTTGGGTCTTCCTCTGGCAATCTGGTGAGTCTAACTATTATATGACGCATAACAAAAAACCCAAACAGGCATATTAACAATCTCTCCCAATAGCCATCCGAGACAAAGTAGAATCCAGCTATGACAATGCTGAGCCGTATCAACAGGCTGCCCAGGAACCAGAACGCAGGTTTTCTGGATGAAAGTCCCTTCTGAACCGTCCACCAGAGCCCACCGAAGAACACTGCTCCGAGCAGAAAACCAGCTATCAGAGACAAGAAAAGATTCAATATTTCATTCATTGTAATCCTCCTGTTCCTCTTGCATTTCCTGGCGCTCCTTAGCTAACCAGTGCCACGCATTCAAGCAACCGATAATAAGGCCAATAATCAGCATCGTGAGTGCCCAGGAAAAGCTTTCTGGATAGTGTTTATCTAACCAGAGCCCGATTGCAGCACCAATTAAAGTTGGAACTGCTACCGACCAGCCTATGAGTCCCATCATGCCTAAACCAAGCCAGATCGTCCTGTCTACATGACGTTGTGCCCTTATTTTGCGTTCAGCCTTTGTCCCAACCTGACGGGCCAGAGGTGACTCGTCCTCCAAAGGTTTCTTTGATGGTTTGTCAGACATTCTGAAACTCCGCTAATCGGCGTATAAGCCCTGTTTCCAATTTTACCATTACTGAGCGAATTTTTTGCTCGGTTTCATCTAAGGTCAAAAACTCTTTTTCAACAGCCTCGTGCAATTGGCTTAAGTCTGTCCCGAAAATGGCATCACGTACAGAGACAAGTACATACTGACCATTCTTGATGAGTACGCCTTCATCGACTGCCACATAAACCTCGCCTTCTGATTCGGTTTCATATGTGAGAATTCCAGGCCCCAGAGTCGCAACACAATCAAGTCGGTGTGGCAAGAGCCCAAATGAACCCTCACGGCCTTCTGCGACTATGCGTGATACGCCTTTCTTTTCGGCAAAGACCTGGAAAGGCAGAAGAATCGTAAGATTCATGAGTCCTGAATTCATGAGTCCTGAATTCATGAGTCCTGAATTCATGATTTTTCCCGGCTTGATTTTTTGGCCATTGCTTCGTCAATTGTTCCGATCATGTAGAGGTCACCTTCAGAGTAGTCTTTGAATTCGTCATTCAAGATACGCTCGCAGCCGTCGAGCGCATCTGAAAGACTGATGGATTTGCCTTTAATACCTGTGAATTGCTCAGTGGTGAAAAACGGCTGCGTCAGGAAACGTTCCAGCCGTCGAGCGCGGGCTACCACATTTCGGTCCTCAGGCGATAGCTGCTCCAGGCCAAGCATTGAGATAATATCCTTGAGTTCTGAGTATTGCGCAAGCGTCTGCCTGATTTCTTGGGCAAGGAGATAATGCCTTTCGCCAACAATGCCAGGTGTGGCCATTTTGGAGTTTGACTGCAAAGGGTCAATAGCCGGATAAAGCCCCTCGCTTGCCCTCTTGCGAGAGAGGACAATTGATGCCGATAGATGTGAGAATGTATGCACAGCCGAAGGGTCAGTGAAATCGTCAGCAGGCACATACACCGCTTGAATAGACATTATGGCTCCGGCATCGGTGGTAGATATGCGCTCTTCTAACTCGGATAATTCAGTGCCCAATGTCGGTTGATATCCCAGGCGTGAAGGCATCTGTCCCATCAAACCAGATACTTCGGAACCAGCCTGAATAAACCTGAAAATGTTATCTATAAGCAGTAGCACATCTCGGCGTTCATCGTCTCTGAAGTACTCTGCCATTGTCAGCGCCGTATGACCTACACGAAAACGGGCACCTGGTGGCTCGTTCATCTGGCCGAATACCATAACCGTATTCGGAAGCACACCAGCGTCTTTCATATCACGATAAAGTTCTTCCCCTTCTCGACAACGCTCGCCTATTCCGCAAAAGATGCTCACTCCCTGGTGTTGTTTGACTACGTTATGAATCATTTCGGTTAGCAACACTGTCTTGCCAACGCCCGCTCCTCCGAATAGACCTGCTTTACCTCCGCGCTCAAGCGGTACCAGTACATCTATAGCTTTGATACCGGTCTCGAATATTTCAGACGTAGTGGATCGACGCATTAGCGGTGGCGGGGTTTGATGTATTGAGCGCCACTGGATATCAGATGGAGGCTTCCTGCGGTCTATGGTATTTCCAAACACATCGAACATTCGAGAAAGGATTTCCCTACCAACAGGCGCTTTCAAAGGTCCACCTGTATCTTCCACTGCCATACCTCGAGCAAGACCTTCAGTGGGGGTCAGAGCAATTCCGCGGACATGATGTGCGTCAAGTTGCGTCAAAACTTCTATGGCAATTTGGCTTTCTCTTCCTGCACGTAGCAGTGTATATACAGGTGGCAAGTGCTTCTCGAACAATACATCTACAATGCTGCCGCGCACCGAGATGACCTTACCGAGATTCAAGAGCCGACTTCGATCTACCATTTTAACAGCTCCCCCAAGCTGGCATTATATTGCTATTTTAACAGCTCCCCCAAACTGGCATTATATTCGGTTTTGGAGTGCCCTCTTTCTAAAGCTTGTTTTGTAAGAACTAAGAATATGATGAAGATTCACATCTGCCTCATTCACAAAGCCCACAGTGACCAGGAAACGCTAAAGAAAACATGGAATGGAATCAATTTTCAATTATTGTCTTTATAATGAACTCATTATAGTGTCTTCATAGTGTCTTTACAGTGCTTTATAAACCCCATTTTACCAGTGAATTCTTTATTACTTTGTTTCCCCTTTCCCATAAAGAAATATATCATTTCAATATATTAATTTGACTTTAACATATTTTTTATATTTATTGCGAAATCTAAAATCAGGTTTAATTCAAATGTTATATAGGGTCCTTCCAAATCAGTACTAAAACTAAGGGTATACAATGCTTATTTTGGATAATAGGTATGCATTTAGAATTTTTCCAATTAAGGTACACTCTAAAAATCAATTTTTTAGATAAATAATCTATAATAGTCTTTTAAATCAAGAAGAGAGCGAGATAAATACTTTATTCTTTTACAATTTCTGTTTATTTAGAAATAAGGCATCTGATATCATTTTCATTCATACAAAATTTAATGTTAAAAGTAAGGAAAAATTAACGTTTAATTTACCAATTAAAGTACTTAATTCCTTTAAATAGTAAATAAATTCTTTAATGAATGTACCTTAGCGGGGAGAGGACTGACACTACACTTAATTGGGCAAATAAGGTTTAATATCCCTTAAAAAACTAATCATTTTTCAAGGGGTTTAAATGTTATAATAAATTTTATTATTCAATCCTAAGAAATTTTCGTACCAGAACTCCTTTTTTGTAAACATACGGACTGTGTCCTTCGGAAGGGATGTCCAATACGTGTGTTATTTCTTTAAAAAAGAGAGGCTAAAAAAGAATGCATACGTTATCGGTTAAGCGTAAAAGAATGCTATACAATATAATTTTGGCTCTTCACCATTCTCTATGGATAAGATGATTTTCAATTCGAGACTGCATTGATTTTTATGAAGACATTATGATGATATCCACATAAAATAACGAAGAGCCTTTGTCCAAAGGCAGGCTTTCTGCAGGCTTTAATTAATCTCTCTGAAGGTTTATAATTCAATCTGCTTTTCAATGCCTCCGACTTTTACTTTAAAATTGCCTGCCGGTATAGACTTAGTATTATATTCATAGTTGAGATTTCCTTCTGAATCTACTTCCACCTCTTGCACAGCTGTGATCTTGATTTTGACATTAGAGCCACTTGCCTTTCCATCGATCCTGATCTTATATGTTCCTGGAGGAACACCTTTCTGGGAAACAGTAGCAGTACCGTTTTGTGCCTTTGCACTTTTCGTTAACCACAGGATAATCTTTGCTCTCACATTAAGGTCATCGGCACCTGTTGCCTGCACAGTAAAACTGTTGTCGAACCCTGAAGGGATTATTATATCTTCAAGCAGGTATTCGTATTCTCCATCCTGTACCATCACATCTTTTTCAAAGGTTGCCGCCACTTTCGCAGCATCTCCAACAAAGCCGGTTCCTTTTATCTCTATTACATCTCCAACGGGATTTTCAGAAATAAGTTCCCAACTGCCAGATGCATCTGCTCCAGAAGACATATTTGTCGTGTTGTTATCGATAGAAACTGCTCCAGAAGACAGGTTTGAAGTGTTGTAATTGATACGAATTGGTCCCACGAAGGAATTGAAAATCAGATCGTCATTTTCCAGGTACTCCAGCAATGCATATGCCCCGTTTCCAAAGTTTGCATCGCCAAAAATCGTCTGATGGACAATTTCACCGGTATCCCAGTCAAGTCCGAGCACTTTCCAGCCGTCTGGCAACCTGTAGCCATTGATGAGGGCCATATTACCCGATTGGCTGTAGATCGGAACCATGCTTGTCGACGAAACATCTGACCTTGCCCATACTGAAGACCATTCATTCGTTGATGTGTTCCATTGAAAGCGTTCAGCACCATATGCGGTATCATATGCCGGGCCCATGAGCGATACCTGAAGAATCTTGTTCTGGCCTATAAGATCAGAGCTGACATTTTCCGGAATGTTATTCACAACAAAAGCCCCATATCCAGATACAACTACGGACTGCTCCGTCTGTATCCACTCGGGAAGGGTGGTAAAATTACAAGTTACCGGAATCTGCCCTGCGATGCGTTCGGATCCCTCTGGGATTTCGTTGCGCCAAAATGCCACTAGGTTCATCTGTTTGGCACCATCGGTTATGACCACCAGCTTATCCTCATCGTCGCTGAATCCCATGAGCGTTGGGGTAGATCCTGTGCCATTGCCTACCTTGATCATAGGAGGTTGTTCCGAATTGTTGTATGGGCTCGACCATGCGCCATCGGCTTCATTATCGGAAAGATTTGTACCGTCCCAGACAAGCTTGTGCATGACACTATCGCTTGCCAGATATATGCCATTGTTTTCATCTACAGCAACTGAGTTGCTAACGTACTCACCACGCCCAAGCTTGTAAAAAGATGTAGAGGTTGTGTTGAGGTCGCGATTGATGACTGCCACTCCATTGCTAAAAGTGATAATAAGGTAGCCGTCGTATGTCATGGAAAGGCCAAATAATCTTGCGTACGGCGGGTGGTCGTCGCCCTGGATCGCAGTGACTACATCTTCTAGCATGTAGAGTTTCTTTATGCCTGCAGATGGGTTGTTCGGATCACTTAATGCAAACGCGTAGAGGTTAT harbors:
- a CDS encoding alternate F1F0 ATPase, F1 subunit alpha — its product is METKSLKDVFDKVFTEIHQVRESVTPTLTPKEVGRILTVSTGIANVSGLPTVGFDELIKFPGDLFGIAFNVDEKEIGTVLLGEYSHLHAGDQVERTRRVMDVAVGEELLGRVIDPLGRPLDNKGPIVSSKRLPIERPSPAIMDRAPVTVPLQTGVKVIDALIPIGRGQRELILGDRQTGKTAIAIDTILNQRNFNVLCVYCAIGQRASAVARAVANLRERGAMDYTIVVVTEGNDPSGLIYITPYAATSIAEYFMESGRDVLIVYDDLTNHARAYRELSLLLRRPPGREAYPGDIFYIHSRLLERSTHLLKEFGGGSLTALPIIETEAQNISAYIPTNLISITDGQIYLSPSLFELGVLPAVDVGKSVSRVGGKAQLAAYREVAGDLKLAYSQFEELETFTRFGAKLDENTRRLIEHGRRIRALLKQPHNSPVPVPDQIVILVALNAKLFDNVPLDKMVEAENSLRKALPDIPEDVRERFKGDKELSDKDRETILNIARKALEPYQPKPESESKPEAKTEENAESETQTEDKSESEAKTEEKVAKSETQTKGKPETETKTEEKPEFGTRTEEK
- the atpD gene encoding F0F1 ATP synthase subunit beta, which encodes MVDRSRLLNLGKVISVRGSIVDVLFEKHLPPVYTLLRAGRESQIAIEVLTQLDAHHVRGIALTPTEGLARGMAVEDTGGPLKAPVGREILSRMFDVFGNTIDRRKPPSDIQWRSIHQTPPPLMRRSTTSEIFETGIKAIDVLVPLERGGKAGLFGGAGVGKTVLLTEMIHNVVKQHQGVSIFCGIGERCREGEELYRDMKDAGVLPNTVMVFGQMNEPPGARFRVGHTALTMAEYFRDDERRDVLLLIDNIFRFIQAGSEVSGLMGQMPSRLGYQPTLGTELSELEERISTTDAGAIMSIQAVYVPADDFTDPSAVHTFSHLSASIVLSRKRASEGLYPAIDPLQSNSKMATPGIVGERHYLLAQEIRQTLAQYSELKDIISMLGLEQLSPEDRNVVARARRLERFLTQPFFTTEQFTGIKGKSISLSDALDGCERILNDEFKDYSEGDLYMIGTIDEAMAKKSSREKS
- a CDS encoding F0F1 ATP synthase subunit B family protein codes for the protein MLIDWFTVIAQVINFLILVWLLKRFLYKPILNAVDARENKVANELKNADAKEAEAQKEKEEFKRKNEEFDQQRNDLLNKAKEEAQAERQRLFEDVREEASYLRAKQQEALRNEGQNLSQEIGRQTQQEVFSIARKILTDLTETSLEERAVDVFVQRLRNLQDNEKKQLASALSTSPGQVLIRTAFDLPQTQRDSIKKAIKETLDIETQPRFETLPDLVSGIELNTDGQKVAWSIADYLTSMQKSIDELLNEQPESKSKSEPQTKNNKAKTEPQTKNNKPRFENEPEAEQELEAETNEPRPKTESEVKTRPATEYNNPRSKKELETEQEFDAKQESEARQEPDAKQESEAKQKSEAEQMPDAKQGSEAKQESEVKQQSGNSPNLWPR
- a CDS encoding F0F1 ATP synthase subunit A → MRLSPDELIFWQYDFIKLNATIVYTWGLMLVMVIGSKTITSKLSTGLERSRWQNILEIIVTGILEQIEDVGLDQPRKYLGFLGTLFLFIAVANLCIIIPGYEPPTGSLSTTAALALCVFVAVPLFGIEEQGISNYLKTYTEPTIIMLPFNIISEISRTLALAIRLFGNIMSGSMIVAILLTITPFIFPDLMIALGLLVGMVQAYIFSILATVYITAATRASKSRSETGQ
- a CDS encoding DUF1350 family protein gives rise to the protein MKTIENPLKSNKRLVLTIAIVACAIALFVGIPTADAEESTATTPEMVNRSVVNPYLASSLYAITHFDSSQSDSTPYGPPRGNFTVDPMTQPTVYGGPINIITLASTNKSYMWAVGSDRVSYVNVTDNNWTAVAKYEALTDASNNSFPAVPDENFSTFGESSAVGMNTSSMNSSLKSLFGENYADRFGNGLYSVVDNENVLYTNYGDNLYAFALSDPNNPSAGIKKLYMLEDVVTAIQGDDHPPYARLFGLSMTYDGYLIITFSNGVAVINRDLNTTSTSFYKLGRGEYVSNSVAVDENNGIYLASDSVMHKLVWDGTNLSDNEADGAWSSPYNNSEQPPMIKVGNGTGSTPTLMGFSDDEDKLVVITDGAKQMNLVAFWRNEIPEGSERIAGQIPVTCNFTTLPEWIQTEQSVVVSGYGAFVVNNIPENVSSDLIGQNKILQVSLMGPAYDTAYGAERFQWNTSTNEWSSVWARSDVSSTSMVPIYSQSGNMALINGYRLPDGWKVLGLDWDTGEIVHQTIFGDANFGNGAYALLEYLENDDLIFNSFVGPIRINYNTSNLSSGAVSIDNNTTNMSSGADASGSWELISENPVGDVIEIKGTGFVGDAAKVAATFEKDVMVQDGEYEYLLEDIIIPSGFDNSFTVQATGADDLNVRAKIILWLTKSAKAQNGTATVSQKGVPPGTYKIRIDGKASGSNVKIKITAVQEVEVDSEGNLNYEYNTKSIPAGNFKVKVGGIEKQIEL
- a CDS encoding AtpZ/AtpI family protein → MSDKPSKKPLEDESPLARQVGTKAERKIRAQRHVDRTIWLGLGMMGLIGWSVAVPTLIGAAIGLWLDKHYPESFSWALTMLIIGLIIGCLNAWHWLAKERQEMQEEQEDYNE
- a CDS encoding N-ATPase subunit AtpR translates to MNEILNLFLSLIAGFLLGAVFFGGLWWTVQKGLSSRKPAFWFLGSLLIRLSIVIAGFYFVSDGYWERLLICLFGFFVMRHIIVRLTRLPEEDPNQLTKEASNAT
- a CDS encoding F0F1 ATP synthase subunit C; translated protein: MALDTYITTIAVASIATSGITIGIGVIGPAIGEGRAVATALSSLAQQPDASATITRTLFVGLAMIESLAIYCFVVSMILIFANPFWNRALT
- a CDS encoding F0F1 ATP synthase subunit epsilon, producing the protein MNSGLMNSGLMNSGLMNLTILLPFQVFAEKKGVSRIVAEGREGSFGLLPHRLDCVATLGPGILTYETESEGEVYVAVDEGVLIKNGQYVLVSVRDAIFGTDLSQLHEAVEKEFLTLDETEQKIRSVMVKLETGLIRRLAEFQNV